One Heptranchias perlo isolate sHepPer1 chromosome 2, sHepPer1.hap1, whole genome shotgun sequence DNA segment encodes these proteins:
- the LOC137336642 gene encoding activity-dependent neuroprotector homeobox protein 2-like, translated as MYQLPVTKLDTIRKSRKKVKRILSDIGLEYCKELLEEFKSHHPGAYYMKNTSWADFSIWQPSKKSKAYRAKPYCCSLCDFSTKFISAYKSHMRCSHEDEMDMEMMVSCPNCTFVCHHKNMKKHVKIFHSDSRKVHSNANHVNTDQMRQMQPKVFQGKMSNLVQPVYFCRVCSYKDVSLYAIKKHVFLSHFSNLVNTYIGQVEEQVVLSVYKYFCKGCQMKMVTYDALLYHILDRHKEVEGPVKATVGHVTELRPRLHIAPKPQVSKASLPVPPSMRSKVSSPNARLTGPVVSCVKPTVSAPNVRPIGPVLSCVKPTVSTANIKPPGSATSCVRSPVTAPVQQAVNVLALPHNIKPVTLGSLRPNMNAFPLQNNVIPVAVPTTGPGGAPKPAHVNLVPATFQVGQNNLTIQAVGSVLPQAFLMSQGLTMEHTARTSIPGNVLSASSQTVRHLIQSSKHVNGVPAYTLTPVQFSLPVSPGGITGNKPGVISTTQVPLNIAQTNIVTSVSQQQMKGSSAVISVASAAVGQKQSAPVPAVAVDLTAQSTKAQQWKSCSVCSALLPLSAYDNHVATAHKFEEPSDKPEKIVACATYLQRVRAHISKCLFCRSYVDKNVLISHLLMHGLTCLFCSLTFHDLAKFSEHVKSLHAGLRFEAVENVKDGVSISNQINGGSFNLTIKLPEAKMGPNDIHLTLIPNKMSSPHAPLVIEVCRQKEEEINVIHSVTEEPHDSKCPFCSKDFSNSKYEKHLQESHHVASMIHPLLKIPAFKCIHCLGVYTDSMTTSTISLHLLHCRGLNKQQSNILPKSVIQSKREFPENAKTELLSNGDRKDLALPPPKRMKADVIASSYQVVSAALNDTANASHSSALLDPSTVLALVPKDFEDRSYEERKLFLLDYFHKQPYPSNKEIEMLSSILWLWKSDVALVFGKKQSLCLKAMKYKPSVLLGFNMSELRKVKHNLKLGEICSEKNCHGLNKLT; from the exons atgtatcagcttcctgttaccAAGCTGGATACCATCAGGAAATCCAGAAAGAAGGTGAAGAGGATCCTGTCTGATATTGGCCTGGAATACTGTAAAGAATTATTGGAG GAATTTAAAAGTCATCATCCAGGGGCATACTACATGAAGAACACATCATGGGCAGACTTTTCAATATGGCAACCAAGCAAAAAGTCAAAG GCCTACCGAGCAAAACCATATTGCTGCAGCCTGTGTGATTTTTCGACAAAATTTATTTCTGCTTACAAGAGTCACATGCGATGTTCCCATGAGGATGAAATGGATATGGAAATGATGGTTAGCTGTCCTAATTGCACATTTGTGTGTCATCACAAGAATATGAAGAAACATGTCAAAATATTCCATTCTGATTCTCGGAAAGTGCACAGCAATGCTAACCATGTAAATACAGATCAAATGAGGCAAATGCAACCCAAGGTCTTTCAGGGCAAAATGTCAAACCTGGTCCAGCCGGTTTATTTTTGCAGAGTCTGTTCATACAAAGATGTATCGTTGTATGCCATAAAGAAACATGTTTTTCTATCACACTTTAGCAATTTAGTAAATACCTACATTGGTCAGGTAGAGGAACAGGTAGTACTTTCTGTATATAAGTATTTTTGTAAAGGATGCCAAATGAAAATGGTCACCTATGATGCCTTACTATATCACATTCTGGATAGACATAAGGAAGTAGAAGGTCCGGTAAAAGCTACAGTTGGACATGTAACGGAGCTGAGACCTAGGCTACACATTGCTCCTAAGCCTCAGGTAAGCAAGGCTTCTCTGCCAGTGCCTCCCAGTATGAGATCAAAAGTATCATCACCTAATGCCAGACTAACTGGGCCTGTGGTTTCTTGTGTGAAGCCGACTGTATCGGCACCCAATGTTAGACCAATTGGACCAGTGCTTTCATGTGTGAAACCAACTGTATCAACAGCCAATATCAAACCACCTGGATCAGCAACTTCCTGTGTGAGATCACCTGTAACAGCACCTGTGCAACAAGCTGTTAATGTATTGGCACTTCCTCACAATATTAAACCAGTAACTTTGGGATCATTAAGGCCAAATATGAATGCTTTCCCTTTACAAAACAATGTCATTCCAGTAGCTGTACCCACAACTGGTCCAGGAGGTGCTCCAAAACCAGCACATGTTAACCTTGTGCCTGCTACTTTTCAGGTAGGCCAGAATAACCTTACAATCCAAGCAGTAGGTTCAGTCCTTCCTCAGGCGTTTTTGATGTCACAAGGATTGACCATGGAACACACAGCAAGAACCAGTATTCCAGGAAATGTCTTATCAGCCAGCTCACAGACTGTGAGACATTTAATCCAGAGCAGCAAACATGTCAATGGTGTACCTGCATACACTCTAACTCCAGTTCAGTTTTCTTTGCCTGTTTCTCCAGGTGGTATAACGGGGAACAAACCTGGGGTGATTTCTACAACACAAGTGCCACTTAATATTGCCCAAACGAATATAGTTACTTctgtatctcaacaacaaatgaaAGGATCCTCTGCTGTAATTTCAGTTGCATCTGCAGCAGTGGGGCAAAAGCAAAGTGCACCAGTGCCTGCAGTTGCTGTAGATTTGACTGCACAAAGTACCAAAGCTCAACAGTGGAAGAGTTGCTCAGTGTGCAGTGCTTTGCTGCCACTGAGTGCTTATGATAATCATGTTGCAACAGCACATAAATTTGAGGAACCTTCTGACAAACCTGAGAAGATTGTGGCCTGTGCTACTTACTTGCAGAGAGTGCGTGCTCACATAAGTAAGTGTCTTTTCTGTAGAAGCTACGTGGATAAAAATGTACTCATTTCCCACTTACTAATGCATGGCCTGACATGTTTGTTCTGCTCTTTGACTTTTCACGACCTAGCAAAATTTTCAGAACATGTGAAGTCCTTGCATGCTGGGCTGAGATTTGAAGCTGTTGAAAATGTTAAAGATGGAGTTTCAATTTCCAACCAAATAAATGGTGGCAGTTTTAACTTAACTATTAAATTGCCAGAAGCTAAAATGGGTCCTAATGATATTCACTTGACACTTATTCCAAACAAAATGTCTTCTCCTCATGCACCTTTAGTAATTGAGGTGTGCAGACAAAAGGAAGAAGAAATTAACGTGATACATTCTGTAACCGAAGAGCCCCATGACTCAAAATGTCCCTTTTGTTCAAAAGACTTTTCAAACTCAAAATATGAAAAGCACTTGCAAGAAAGTCACCATGTAGCATCCATGATTCACCCACTGCTGAAAATACCAGCTTTCAAGTGTATTCATTGTCTTGGTGTGTACACAGATAGCATGACGACTTCAACGATATCTCTCCATCTGTTACATTGTAGAGGCCTTAATAAACAGCAAAGTAACATTCTGCCAAAAAGTGTTATTCAGTCAAAGCGTGAGTTTCCAGAAAATGCCAAGACTGAACTGCTTTCAAATGGGGATAGAAAAGATTTGGCGTTGCCTCCTCCTAAACGAATGAAGGCTGATGTAATAGCAAGCAGTTATCAAGTCGTCTCTGCGGCACTGAATGACACTGCAAATGCTTCCCACTCTTCAGCATTACTGGACCCATCTACTGTCTTGGCGCTGGTTCCAAAAGACTTTGAGGATCGTTCCTATGAAGAAAGGAAGCTGTTCCTACTCGACTACTTTCACAAGCAACCGTACCCTAGCAATAAAGAGATTGAGATGTTATCTTCAATCTTGTGGCTGTGGAAGAGTGACGTCGCTCTTGTGTTCGGCAAAAAACAAAGTCTGTGCTTGAAAGCGATGAAGTACAAACCATCTGTGCTTTTGGGATTCAACATGTCTGAATTGAGAAAAGTAAAGCACAATCTAAAACTGGGTGAGATTTGTTCTGAAAAAAACTGCCACGGCTTGAACAAGCTTACATAA